From Bacteroidota bacterium, the proteins below share one genomic window:
- a CDS encoding glucosaminidase domain-containing protein, which translates to MSFVKCFRRILPAALSVLSAFSAGASDAVKLTRTEYISLYKDDAIREMYRSGVPASITLAQACLESSDGNSPLAKVANNHFGIKCSNWDGPGYYQDDDKPNECFRKYNSVFESFDDHSNFLKTRPRYSFLFELNRTDYKGWAHGLKKAGYATDPTYANRLIKIIEEHNLHVYDLAENPENRPIASTNTIVPVEARPLPPVENTVREQRVFVPSVEPVDMFSNRRIERNNGVEFIRARKGDTFESLSRELSYGYWQLPKYNELPENTPLFEGQIIYIKPKKRDADTRFYVVKPGDTVHSVSQELGMKTRFLCKYNELEESASLAPGTRLQVAE; encoded by the coding sequence ATGTCTTTCGTGAAATGCTTCCGCCGAATTTTACCCGCCGCCCTGTCGGTGCTGTCCGCCTTTTCGGCGGGTGCCAGTGACGCGGTAAAACTGACCCGGACCGAGTATATCAGCCTGTACAAGGACGATGCGATCCGGGAAATGTATCGTTCGGGCGTTCCGGCCAGCATTACACTTGCCCAGGCCTGCCTCGAATCAAGTGACGGCAACAGTCCGCTGGCAAAAGTGGCGAATAACCACTTTGGCATTAAGTGTTCCAACTGGGACGGCCCGGGCTATTACCAGGACGACGACAAGCCGAATGAATGTTTTCGGAAATACAACTCGGTCTTTGAATCCTTCGACGACCATTCGAATTTCTTGAAGACCCGTCCGCGCTATTCCTTTTTATTCGAACTCAATCGTACCGATTACAAAGGTTGGGCGCACGGTCTGAAGAAGGCCGGCTACGCAACTGATCCGACCTACGCGAACCGACTCATCAAGATCATTGAAGAGCACAACCTGCACGTCTACGATCTTGCAGAGAATCCGGAAAACCGGCCGATCGCCAGCACCAACACCATCGTTCCGGTGGAGGCACGTCCCCTCCCACCCGTTGAAAACACGGTACGTGAGCAACGGGTGTTTGTCCCCAGTGTTGAGCCGGTGGACATGTTCTCCAACCGCCGCATCGAACGGAACAACGGGGTGGAGTTCATTCGTGCGCGCAAGGGCGATACGTTCGAGTCACTTTCCCGTGAATTGAGCTACGGATATTGGCAATTGCCTAAATACAACGAACTGCCCGAGAACACCCCGTTATTCGAAGGACAGATCATTTACATCAAACCGAAAAAACGCGACGCGGATACTCGTTTCTACGTTGTAAAACCCGGTGATACCGTCCATTCCGTTTCCCAGGAACTTGGTATGAAGACCCGTTTTCTTTGCAAGTACAACGAGCTGGAAGAATCGGCCAGCCTTGCACCGGGCACACGACTTCAGGTAGCGGAATAA
- a CDS encoding pyridoxal-phosphate dependent enzyme, translating into MPLALPEQRIIQTVSLPNKEIGLFVQRDDLSDPWLGGNKVYKLRENLMAFRRSGKKALLTFGGAWSNHLVATAELCRRAGIPVVGIVRGEENRNPRLDFLRSAGMRLVFSEREQYRRKEDEASQTFYCQAAARELDCSPSDFQVVPEGGSNEAGFQGSKRILDPAISSTFTHVVVACGTGTTLAGLTASLLPHQQAIGIAVVHDLKNIRERLRTFGVKDERYILLDDFVFGGYAKKNAELLEFCTQFGVDTGIPIEPVYTGKAFFAVIRMINENYFPKGSKVLIIHTGGLYPCDAAFEICTSSKLAVSNS; encoded by the coding sequence ATGCCGTTAGCCTTACCCGAACAGCGGATCATCCAGACTGTATCGCTTCCGAACAAGGAAATCGGGCTATTTGTTCAGCGCGACGATCTGTCGGACCCCTGGTTGGGCGGAAACAAAGTTTACAAACTCCGCGAAAACCTGATGGCCTTTCGCCGTTCAGGAAAAAAGGCCCTGCTTACATTCGGCGGGGCCTGGTCGAACCATCTGGTTGCTACTGCGGAACTCTGCCGCCGCGCAGGAATTCCCGTTGTTGGGATCGTCCGGGGCGAAGAGAACCGGAATCCGCGACTCGACTTTCTTCGTTCGGCGGGCATGCGATTGGTCTTCTCCGAGCGCGAACAATATCGGCGCAAAGAAGACGAAGCATCGCAGACTTTCTACTGCCAGGCTGCCGCACGGGAACTGGACTGTTCGCCATCGGATTTCCAGGTAGTTCCTGAAGGTGGCTCGAATGAAGCCGGCTTCCAGGGAAGTAAACGGATCCTGGATCCGGCGATCTCTTCGACCTTCACCCATGTTGTAGTGGCCTGTGGAACCGGAACGACGCTTGCCGGACTCACGGCATCCTTGCTACCGCATCAACAGGCCATCGGGATCGCGGTGGTGCATGATCTGAAGAATATCCGTGAACGGCTTCGCACGTTCGGGGTAAAGGACGAGCGCTATATCCTCCTCGACGATTTCGTCTTTGGCGGATATGCCAAAAAAAATGCGGAGCTGCTCGAATTTTGTACCCAATTCGGGGTTGATACAGGCATCCCCATCGAACCCGTCTATACCGGAAAAGCATTTTTTGCGGTTATCCGGATGATCAACGAAAACTACTTCCCTAAAGGCAGTAAGGTGCTGATCATCCACACGGGTGGCTTGTATCCGTGCGATGCAGCATTCGAAATCTGCACAAGTAGCAAATTGGCTGTATCCAATTCGTAA
- the hutU gene encoding urocanate hydratase: MSKTLGTEKLDLTKTKTPHGTLLSCKGWIQEAALRMLLNNLDPEVAERPEDLVVYGGRGKAARNVESFELIVKALKDLRDDETLLVQSGKPVGILPTHRDAPRVLISNSQLVPKWATWDVFDELEKKGLIMYGQMTAGSWIYIGSQGIVQGTYETFNAVAEKHFGGSLKGRLCVTAGLGGMGGAQPLAITMAEGVCLAAEVEEWRAQKRVETRYLDIIEHDLDKAIDLALEFKAKGENKSIGVICTAVHMLQRLKQRGIVPDVLTDQTSAHDPLVGYLPEGLTIAEANVMRESSPKQYIDLAYDAMAEHVRLMLDLQQQGAITFDYGNNLRARAQERGVQNAFDFPGFVPAYIRPLFCEGKGPFRWAALSGDPQDIAETDKVILELFPENTSLHRWIRMAQERIAFQGLPARICWLGMGERAKAGLAFNELVRTGKVKGPIVIGRDHLDTGSVASPNRETEAMLDGSDAIADWPLLNALINTAGGASWVSLHHGGGVGMGYSIHAGMVIVADGTEEAKRRLERVLHNDPAMGVIRHADAGYDIALDTARKFRLDLGSRLK; encoded by the coding sequence ATGTCAAAGACCCTAGGCACCGAAAAGCTCGACCTGACGAAAACAAAAACGCCGCACGGCACCCTCCTCAGTTGTAAAGGCTGGATCCAGGAAGCCGCACTTCGGATGTTGTTGAACAACCTTGATCCGGAAGTGGCCGAACGGCCCGAAGACCTGGTCGTGTACGGCGGCCGTGGAAAGGCGGCGCGGAATGTGGAGAGCTTCGAGCTGATCGTAAAAGCGTTGAAGGACTTGCGCGACGATGAAACGCTGCTAGTCCAAAGCGGAAAGCCGGTCGGTATTCTTCCGACGCATCGTGACGCGCCGCGGGTCCTGATCAGTAATTCACAGTTGGTTCCTAAGTGGGCTACCTGGGACGTCTTTGACGAACTGGAGAAAAAAGGACTCATCATGTACGGTCAGATGACCGCCGGGTCCTGGATCTACATCGGCTCACAGGGAATCGTGCAGGGAACGTATGAGACCTTCAACGCGGTTGCCGAAAAACACTTCGGCGGGTCCCTCAAGGGCCGACTCTGTGTTACCGCGGGCCTTGGCGGAATGGGCGGTGCGCAACCCTTGGCCATCACCATGGCGGAAGGCGTCTGCCTTGCCGCTGAAGTGGAGGAGTGGCGTGCACAGAAGCGCGTGGAAACCCGCTACCTCGATATCATCGAGCACGACCTCGACAAAGCCATCGACCTTGCCCTGGAGTTCAAAGCCAAGGGGGAGAATAAGTCGATCGGCGTCATTTGTACCGCGGTTCATATGCTGCAACGTCTGAAGCAGCGTGGTATCGTACCGGACGTATTGACCGATCAGACATCCGCACACGATCCCCTGGTAGGATATCTGCCCGAAGGGCTGACGATCGCCGAGGCCAATGTGATGCGTGAATCGAGCCCGAAGCAATACATCGACCTGGCTTACGACGCCATGGCCGAGCACGTGCGCCTGATGCTGGATTTGCAACAGCAAGGCGCCATCACGTTTGATTACGGTAATAACCTGCGCGCACGCGCACAGGAGCGCGGCGTTCAGAACGCGTTTGATTTCCCCGGTTTCGTTCCGGCTTACATCCGTCCGCTCTTCTGCGAAGGCAAAGGACCGTTCCGGTGGGCAGCCCTGTCGGGTGATCCTCAGGATATCGCAGAGACCGACAAAGTGATTCTCGAACTTTTTCCGGAGAACACTTCCCTCCATCGCTGGATCCGGATGGCGCAGGAGCGTATCGCCTTCCAGGGATTGCCGGCGCGTATCTGCTGGCTCGGCATGGGTGAGCGAGCGAAGGCCGGGCTTGCCTTCAATGAACTGGTAAGAACGGGCAAAGTCAAAGGGCCCATCGTGATCGGCCGTGACCACCTCGATACGGGTTCAGTGGCATCTCCCAACCGGGAAACCGAAGCCATGCTGGATGGGTCCGACGCGATCGCTGACTGGCCACTCCTGAACGCCTTGATCAACACGGCAGGTGGTGCGAGTTGGGTTTCGCTCCACCACGGCGGCGGAGTCGGTATGGGATATTCCATCCACGCCGGTATGGTCATCGTCGCTGACGGAACGGAAGAAGCAAAGCGGCGCCTCGAGCGCGTCTTGCACAACGATCCGGCAATGGGCGTCATCCGCCATGCGGACGCGGGTTACGATATTGCGCTCGATACCGCCCGGAAGTTCCGGCTCGACCTGGGAAGCCGACTCAAATAA
- a CDS encoding phosphatidylserine decarboxylase family protein produces the protein MRIHKEGYATISLTIVVLLALNLLAGFFLSEIHLLRQLLFVVSIVLFLLVLQFFRHPQRKITRNEKQIIAPADGKVVVIEETQEDEFLKDRRIQVSIFMSPVNVHVNRYPMSGKVVYSRYHPGLYLVAWHPKSSTENERTTVVIENGAKTQVLLRQIAGALARRIVCYPQDGWMVKQGEEMGFIKFGSRVDLFLPLDAKIKVQLDQKTRGGETVIAELA, from the coding sequence ATGCGGATCCACAAAGAAGGCTACGCTACGATCTCGCTCACGATCGTCGTCCTCCTCGCCCTCAACCTGCTGGCCGGATTTTTCCTCTCGGAAATCCACCTGTTGCGCCAGTTGTTGTTCGTCGTGTCGATCGTTCTGTTCCTCCTGGTCCTCCAGTTCTTCCGTCACCCGCAACGCAAGATCACCCGGAACGAGAAACAAATCATCGCCCCTGCAGACGGCAAAGTAGTGGTCATTGAAGAAACCCAGGAAGACGAATTCCTGAAAGATCGCCGCATCCAGGTCTCGATCTTCATGTCACCTGTCAACGTACACGTGAACCGCTACCCGATGAGCGGCAAGGTCGTGTACAGCCGCTACCATCCCGGTTTATACCTGGTAGCCTGGCATCCGAAGTCGTCCACCGAGAACGAGCGCACCACGGTCGTCATCGAAAACGGAGCCAAGACGCAGGTACTGCTGCGTCAGATCGCCGGCGCTTTGGCCCGACGCATCGTTTGTTACCCGCAGGATGGTTGGATGGTAAAACAAGGAGAAGAGATGGGCTTCATCAAGTTCGGTTCCCGCGTCGACCTTTTCCTACCGCTCGACGCGAAGATCAAGGTGCAGCTGGATCAGAAAACGCGCGGCGGCGAAACCGTCATCGCGGAACTTGCCTGA
- a CDS encoding Glu/Leu/Phe/Val dehydrogenase yields MAVAEKAAQKQAQPKETTNPYESMIQRFDVAAKIIGLDEETYNILKTPQRQYVVSLPVAMDNGKVQVFEGYRIIHNTSRGPSKGGIRYALEVNQDEVKALAAWMTWKCAIADIPYGGAKGGITVDASKLSLGELERLTRAYTRAMVDVFGVDKDIPAPDVATGPREMAWIVDEFSRMQGSFQPGVVTGKPLHLGGSEGRVEATGRGVNTAALEAMRQMRLDPRKATAAVQGFGNVGSISAKYMEDAGLRIVAISDHTGAFSNSKGISIGDAIKYRNANNGVLKGFTGGKLISNEELLALDVDVLAPCALENQIRQANAADVKAQLIVEGANGPTTAGADKILQEKGIIVVPDILANGGGVTVSYMEWTQNRFGYYYAEDEINKRADRSMSRAFENVWAVGKKYKVSMRIAAYIFALEKVAKAVQSRGHY; encoded by the coding sequence ATGGCTGTGGCAGAAAAAGCAGCGCAGAAACAAGCGCAACCCAAGGAGACTACCAATCCTTATGAATCCATGATCCAACGGTTCGATGTAGCCGCGAAGATCATCGGTCTCGATGAAGAGACGTACAATATCCTGAAAACCCCGCAACGTCAGTATGTCGTCAGCCTTCCGGTTGCGATGGACAACGGAAAAGTGCAGGTGTTCGAAGGTTACCGCATCATCCACAACACCAGTCGCGGACCGTCGAAAGGCGGCATTCGCTATGCACTGGAAGTCAATCAGGACGAAGTAAAAGCGCTTGCTGCCTGGATGACGTGGAAATGCGCCATCGCCGATATCCCGTATGGCGGTGCGAAAGGCGGTATCACGGTTGACGCTTCCAAACTTTCGCTCGGAGAACTCGAGCGATTGACACGTGCCTACACCCGCGCGATGGTGGACGTTTTCGGCGTCGACAAAGACATCCCTGCTCCCGATGTCGCGACAGGACCGCGCGAGATGGCCTGGATCGTTGATGAATTCTCCCGTATGCAAGGTTCTTTCCAACCGGGTGTCGTGACCGGCAAGCCGCTTCACCTCGGAGGTTCCGAAGGTCGTGTTGAAGCGACCGGACGCGGAGTAAACACCGCGGCGCTCGAAGCCATGCGCCAGATGCGACTCGACCCGCGAAAAGCCACTGCCGCCGTGCAGGGATTCGGCAATGTCGGGAGCATTTCCGCCAAGTACATGGAAGACGCCGGCCTGCGCATTGTCGCCATCAGCGATCATACCGGAGCCTTCTCCAATTCGAAGGGCATTTCCATCGGCGACGCGATCAAATACCGCAACGCCAACAACGGAGTACTGAAAGGATTCACGGGTGGGAAGTTGATCTCCAACGAAGAACTGCTCGCGCTGGATGTGGATGTGCTCGCACCCTGTGCACTGGAAAATCAGATCCGACAAGCCAATGCAGCGGATGTGAAAGCCCAGTTGATCGTGGAAGGCGCCAACGGACCCACTACGGCCGGGGCCGATAAGATCCTGCAGGAAAAGGGCATCATCGTCGTGCCCGATATTCTGGCCAATGGTGGAGGCGTGACCGTTTCCTACATGGAATGGACGCAGAACCGGTTCGGCTACTACTATGCGGAAGACGAAATCAACAAGCGCGCCGACCGTTCCATGTCACGCGCATTCGAGAACGTCTGGGCTGTAGGTAAAAAGTACAAAGTTTCGATGCGCATCGCCGCCTATATCTTCGCGCTGGAGAAAGTCGCCAAGGCGGTTCAGTCGCGCGGCCATTATTGA
- a CDS encoding phosphatidate cytidylyltransferase produces the protein MNNLTQRVLTAIVGASLLIGAIVYSEASFLLILLLITVLSLVEFYRLAEGDGIRPQTSFGLLIAGIVFIPPLLNTFGIALNLLPLLIITPFIVFIRELYTGAEKPFTNIAYTLLGQIYLVAPLFLFYLFGFQGVDPTQYHWENILGFLFILWASDTGGYFAGRFLGKHKLFERVSPKKTWEGWIGGLVLAYAVAWIVSGYFTNFNRTDWMVIAGLIVVTGTLGDLVESLFKRSIQIKDSGSLLPGHGGFLDRFDGLFISVPFVFTYLLLR, from the coding sequence GTGAACAACCTCACCCAACGCGTCCTCACCGCTATCGTCGGGGCATCCCTCCTGATCGGCGCAATTGTTTACAGCGAGGCCTCCTTCCTGCTCATCCTGTTGTTGATCACGGTCCTGTCACTGGTGGAATTCTACCGGCTCGCGGAAGGCGACGGGATCCGTCCACAGACATCCTTCGGATTGTTGATCGCGGGAATCGTCTTCATCCCGCCGCTGCTGAACACATTCGGCATCGCGCTGAATCTCCTGCCCCTGCTGATCATTACGCCCTTCATTGTCTTCATTCGGGAATTATACACCGGCGCCGAGAAGCCCTTCACCAACATCGCTTACACCCTGCTTGGACAGATCTACCTGGTCGCTCCGCTATTTCTCTTTTACCTGTTCGGCTTCCAGGGCGTTGATCCGACGCAGTACCATTGGGAGAACATCCTGGGCTTCCTTTTCATCCTGTGGGCCAGCGACACCGGCGGCTACTTTGCCGGCCGGTTTCTCGGCAAGCACAAACTCTTCGAACGCGTATCGCCCAAGAAAACATGGGAAGGCTGGATCGGCGGTTTGGTACTCGCCTACGCGGTTGCCTGGATCGTCAGCGGCTATTTTACCAATTTCAATCGCACCGATTGGATGGTCATCGCCGGCCTCATCGTTGTTACCGGAACACTGGGCGATCTGGTGGAATCGCTTTTCAAGCGTAGCATCCAAATCAAGGACTCGGGGAGTTTGCTGCCCGGGCATGGAGGATTTCTGGATCGCTTCGACGGGCTTTTCATTTCCGTCCCGTTCGTGTTTACTTACCTCCTGCTACGCTGA
- a CDS encoding DUF2007 domain-containing protein yields the protein MEPQWERVYFTGQIHQAEIAREILEENSIPSVIVDKRDSSYLVGDIELYVRPEDLPLARIILKQHEL from the coding sequence ATGGAGCCGCAGTGGGAGCGTGTTTATTTCACGGGACAAATTCACCAGGCCGAGATCGCTCGTGAGATCCTGGAAGAAAACAGCATTCCTTCCGTCATCGTCGACAAACGGGATTCCAGCTATCTTGTCGGTGATATTGAATTGTACGTCCGGCCGGAAGACCTTCCGCTCGCCCGGATCATCCTGAAGCAGCACGAACTGTGA